Genomic segment of Nitrospira sp.:
TGCCGGTTGGAAAGTAAAAGGGCGTGTGCAGACCACGATCGTGGGTGGCCGGGTGGTATTCGAAGCCAACCCTGCAGAGCAGTAGTGTCGTGCGATGGATGCCCCATTGGGGGATGGTCTGTTGTCTCACGCTCGAGTGGGTGGCTCTCGCGGTGTGGGTAGGGGGAATGATCGTGCTGAGCGGCGCGGTGATTCCGGCGGTATTCAATACATTCGGGGGGCAGGATTCCGGGGGGATGTTTCTAACACGTGCGTTTGAAGGCTACCATCGCTTCGTGGTCGGGGCCAGTGGCATTCTTGTTGTGGCATTGTTAGGCCGGTGGTTGAGCGGCAAGGCTCACGTGGCGGTTCGTAAGAGCGAGATCATCGTATTGGCGACGATGGTGGTCATCGCAGGGGTGATCGTGATGGTCTTGCATCCAGAGGCAGCGGCTCTACAGCTGCAGGCATTTTCGATGAAGGATGAAGGTGCCAAAAAAGCGGCGTTCGAGGCATTCTTTCGTGTGTTGTTGCCGATTCGATCGCTGTACATGATCAATCTGGTATTGGGCCTCTTGCTTATTGGGATGAAGGCGAAACGCATACTTGAGCACGACGGAAAACAATCGTGAAAAAAGCGATCTTAGCATTGACGGACGGGACAGTCTTCGAAGGCCGTGCTCTTGGCTATGAAGGTGAAACGGTCGGCGAAGTCGTGTTTAACACGGCCATGACCGG
This window contains:
- a CDS encoding DUF4149 domain-containing protein, with the translated sequence MRWMPHWGMVCCLTLEWVALAVWVGGMIVLSGAVIPAVFNTFGGQDSGGMFLTRAFEGYHRFVVGASGILVVALLGRWLSGKAHVAVRKSEIIVLATMVVIAGVIVMVLHPEAAALQLQAFSMKDEGAKKAAFEAFFRVLLPIRSLYMINLVLGLLLIGMKAKRILEHDGKQS